AAAAGTGAATGCACCCTCCAGGATAGTTTAACACTAAGATCAATGCTAAGTTTGTAGGAAGCATGAGGGAAGCGTTGGTGGTGAAGAATGTGGTGAGGTCTCCCCTTGTCTGGGAGCTCCATCTGCAGAAGTTTCCTTCATAGCCCTCTTTGCCAAAATATTTGATATTATGCTAGGTGCACTCATTTGTTAATTGTCTTCCCCAACCCCAATCTGAAGTAAACTACAGTTTCTACAAGCTCAGAGAGACCCTGGAACCCCCTAGCTCCACACTGGTGGGTCCCAGGGCATGGTACACGGTGGGCACTCAGTAAACAGTTGTGAAGAAGTTGAGACATAGTATCTGCCTTGTCTGTTGTCCAGAGCCCGCTGCCTGTAACAGCAAAGTGAATACAGAAACCACCTTCCTGGACCCACGGGAGAAAGCAGGATGGAACTTCCAACCAGTACAGTGGACTGGAACAGGACCACAGAATTGGACCATGGGGACACAACCAAATGCCAGAAAGAACACTTGCGGTCTTCTGTAGCTCAACTGCTGTCCCTTTTGTTCTCCCTGGTATTTGTCATTGGCCTGGTTGGCAACATCCTGGTGGTCCTGGTCCTCTTGCAACACAAGAGGCTCAAGAACCTGACCAGCATCTACCTTCTCAACCTGGCCATTTCTGACCTGCTCTTCCTCTTCACGCTGCCCTTCTGGATTCACTACTATCGGACAGATAACTGGGTGTTTGGCGATGTCATGTGCGAGTTGCTGTCGGGGCTTTATTACGTAGGTCTGTACAGCGAGATCTTCTTCGTCATCCTGCTGACCATCGACAGGTACCTGGCCATCGTCCATGCTGTGTTAGCCCTGCGGGTCCGGACCGTCACATTTGGTATCATCACCAGCGTAGTcagctgggtcctggccagtCTGGCTGCCATCCCAGACTTTTTCGTTTCTGAGTCCCAGGATGAGTTCAATCGTTCCTCCCACACTGTTTATTTCCCTCTTGAATGCTACAAACCTGGGAAAGGGATCCTGACTCTGACACTGAACATCCTGGGGCTGGTCTTGCCTCTGGTGATCATGATCGTCTGCTACACGGGGATCATAAAGATTCTGCTCAGACGACCCAATGAGAGGAAGTCCAAAGCCGTCCATCTGATTTTTGTCATCATGatcatgttttttctctttaggaCGCCCTTCAATCTGACTCTGTCTATTTATGCTTTTGAAGACACTTTATTGATCTATAACTGTGAGCAGAAGAAACAGCTACTCCTGACCTTTCAAGTGACAGAGTTGATCGCCTACATGCACTGCTGTGTCAACCCCATTATCTATGTCTTTGTTGGCGAGAGGTTCCGTGAGTACCTATATGAGTCGTTCCACAGGCTACTGTCTCTGAGCCCGGGGAAATGGCTCCCCTTCTCCACACAGAGAACCAGCACAGGGCCAGCTCCATGTCCCCATCCTCAGGGGAGCAAGAACTCTTTAATGGGTTCTGACTCAGCTCCCTGCAAGTGTCCTGCATGCACAATGGCTGGAGGGGAGGCAGCTTGAGTGTCCGTTCATATTGTGACCACTGACCAGTGTGGAACAACGCCACCTGGGGTTGAGGTAGATCACCTCTGGGGCTTGAGTCTTCTCCGTGCACTTCTCCCCGGAGATGAATGAGTGAACTAGGTCATTCTGGACGACAGACCGAGAGCACCAGCCAAGGGCTTGGGCCAAGCAGAGTTCTAGATTTGTGATCATGAACATTTGTAAACCAAGCCACTGAGCATCCCCTCAACTTCACTCCACCACCAGTGAGCTTGGAAACAGTGATTTTCACAGTTGAGTCGCCCCCCTGCAGGGTTTAGGCTGCTGGAAGCCCTCAGGAACATAGAACTCATGATGGCAGAACTTGAGACCTAATGGAAAATAGAATTGGGAAACTGTCCTTGGCAATGGAACTTTTGTTAGAGAAAATTCTTTACTCCATATAATCAAACAGTTCAGGCCAAGGGCCAGACACAGACCTTGTGTATAAAAGGTTGTACATCTAGAAATAGCcatggaaaaagaagaatcatTATTTCAAAAACCCAGAAATCAAAATCTCCCCTAAATCCCTCTACCCCATTAGatacagtgcggaccagcttccggcagcactaccaactccgcgtgcaccatttcaactgttataccagactcggtacagcaatttgcgttttgtgtcttggatatttttcatcaaacccctcccaagatgtctaccaagaggaaattgtctttgtctatgcctcagcctgccaagaagaaaagaaaggccatcgatctcgacacgaaaatgaaggtaattaagcagTACGAAGGactaaagaaagtgaatgtgattgcATGTGATACGAAGTTATCACACTCAACTGTGTCGacgattttgaaagataaagaattcGTGAATCTGTGAAAGGTTCTGCACCCATGTGATCAACAGTTAGAACAAAGCAACGAAGCAGACCCATCCACGAAATAGagaaattgctatatatttgGATGGAAGATCAAATTCAAAAATGGACACCATTAAGTGTTTTTACTGTGCAGATGAAGGCGAGAAGTCTATTTCAGACTCTGAAGGAACATGCTGGAGAAGATTACAGTCAAGAATTTGtagcaatatatatatcatatatgtataacaataatgaaagaaatttatgataaaatatgacttaaagatttttataacatcatttcacagtacggTACATAtaacctactcaacttatgaccaaatagtgttacgaccagtctgtcggaaccaatcatgatAGTAAGGCGAGCACTAGGTGTATTAGTTTATGTTTTCTCTTGTGCACATTCATGATTATTACAGGGATATATTACTATTCTCACCCTCCTGCTCTGGTGTTTTTAATTAGGATCATGTTCATTCTCGTTTCCAGCTCAATACATTATTTCAGAGCATTGTTTATGGTGTCGGCACTGAAATCCACGGCACAGACGCACTCAGATTGACTTGTGTCCCCATGGTGCTTGCACAAATCAATTCACTCCCACGTGGTGACTGAGGACCTGCTCCCGTCAAAGCAACCCTGGGAGACACGGGTGCAGGTGGGAGGGGTGTTCTCCAAGAGCCCTGTGCTCAGTGAGGTGACAGCCCCTAGGGATGTCAACAGAGcccgggtggggtgggtggggctgagACCAGGGATATAAGACCGCTGTGAGTAGAGCCTGCCACCCACATCCTTCCATGTGCTGTGATGGGGCAGGTGCCAAGTGAGATGGTCAGTTTGATCAGGGAAACAGACCTAATTAAAATGCCTGGCAGGGACTTGGAAGGCCAGCACCAAATCACTTTGTAGCTTCCGTACAACTCTGAAAGTAGTTTGTCTTAGCTCTTAATTTAGCAAATTTAAaaccaatttgaaaaaaataattaggtgAAACAGTGTAAGCAAATTTTGAATATGAAACGTATTTTACTGTAAAAGAAATTGGCCTGCTTATAAATTGACAcacattataaaacataaaataccaaaatgttaaccctgaaaaaaaaatgcatgtaacAAACTAAAAATTAAGACCAAAGTGCTACTGTCAACTCCCCTAATATATCAGGAAATTTTACAAATCAATAGGATAATTACTTGGATTTTTCTAtcacatataattattttatatgcccaattatcaaatatttacaaagatatTAACAGATAGGTCATAGAAGAAATGCCATAGCTATTAGTATGAAATCTCAATTAGTAATCAAAGACATGCTAATGTCAGTGAAACATTTCCTTTGGTTGTTAAGATGATAACCAgatgtcatttaattttattgatgaaaatacCCAGAGCAGGTAAGAATGCGGCAACAGAGTCCGTGTCACGTAtttctgatggaaatgtaaatcaGTGCAGCGTTTCTGAAAGGCACTTTGGCAATGGGTATCAAGATCATTTAGAAAGTACATCTGGTAATCCTCTGTCCAAGAATCGTCACAGATAATGGTAACATGCAGCACATCTGGGAAGTTCGTTAACCGAGGAAGGGTTAAATAAGTGCTCTAAGTATGAACTAGGATACAGGCACGAATGActtctaaataaatttattgacatGAATatccttgttttttaaatgttaaataaaaaagaaaaatacagaatcttctggttcatattttataatatatatgcagaAGACAAGAACAGGAAGAAAATAGACTGCAAAATTTTATGGAATTATGTGTGTATCACTCAGAGCTTAATCAGAGACATGACGTGAGATAAGGGTATGGTTTCCAAACTGTGTGCCGAGGCACCCAGGGGCCACAGTGAACTCACAGTTCCAATTTTTAAGGGCTCCACACTGCACCTGACATTTCCTGGACTCCATGGGAACTACAAGTAGGAGAAAGTTCACAGTTTCAATGTTAGATTGTGGTGCATTCCTTTCAAAGTGGGCGTGTCTCTACAAAGCCGGGTTTCCGGTGGTTTGAGATAAATCAGTGTGGAACAGGAACTGAGGGGACAGTGTCCCACGGATTCCAACATCTGCTCACCAGGTGTACATTTCCTACTGGCATggattatataaaatgaaataaaaaaaatatatttttcaatatgtatttattttccagaAGCTATAGACAAAATCACTTCAATTGTTTGAACCTAAACACTTATGAGGGGAACAGTTCGGTTCTTCCTTTGCCCTCTGGTCGCTGAGAAAAAGTACTGAGACCTTAAGGGCTCTGGGAACTGCATTTCCCTGCATTACTTTGATGCCCCGAACAATGTGTATCACATGCCCCAcctgtgttaaaaataaaaagtacaaaagctgtgtgtgtgcttctgtgtgtgtgtgtggggggggctctcACCACTGAATCCCTAAGGGACAGGTTGTGATATCGGGGAGGGGACAGCCCACTGAGCAGCAGCTTGTTTAGGCCTCCAGCTATAAGCATGAGAAGTCTTCCCGCTCTAATGAGGGCCAGCCCAGCTCTCCCGGGGAGAGATCACTCAGGGCCTGCAGACAAAGGCCAGTGAAAGTCTAGATCCCAAACGTGAGTGTGTATCGCAATCACGAGGAGGTCCTGTTAAAGCCAGAACATCTGATTCAGTAGGTTTGAAAAGAGACCTAAGAATTCGCATTACTTGAAAGTTCTGGGGGGTGTCGATGTTGCCGCTCTAGAGTCCTAACTTCGAGAAACCCTGCTGTAGATAGTTCCGTGTCCCTCCTACTCCAGGGGCGTTCATCCCTGGACCAGGGTATCCCCCGGCCATGACATTCATTGTTCCTTACTGCAGTGACTTGCTTAATAGTCTGTGAGGCTGGCTAAGCCGTGGGCACCTGAAGAACTGTATCAGTCTCTCTCGTTCACCGCTACATCCCTATCACTTATAGTGCCTGGCATGTCATGGGTACTCGACAAATACAAGTGAAGTGAACAAGGATATGTGCCTGGCATGTCCTGTCTGTGTCGTGGGGGCCACAGGAGCCtggagcagagctggaaagcTGGTCAAGGATCACAGGTAGTGACCATGTCTCTTACTGTAGACATGACCAAGGAAGAGGCCGGTGTCACAAGCTTTGTTCTCTGGAACAGACCCGCCAGCCAAGTACGACAGAtaagcagacacacacagacagacctTCCATTTCCTGTTGCGGGGTAGGGCTGACTGATGTCCACGTGGCAGAGTGCcctagtgggggaggggcagggagctcAGCTGTGCTAACACTGGCGAGCATTTGAATCTCCAGAGCACCCCGTGGGCACGCCCCTCAGCATGCACGTCTACACACTGCAGCCCCTCTGACAACACGGGGCTCCCAGCCCAGGGAGCAGGGCAGACGGGAAGCCAGAATAGCACAGGAAGCAGTTCTTGACCAGCTGTGGCCAGGTCCAGATTACATGGACATGGACACTGCCTGGTGTCCTCACCACTCAGGCCTGAAGTCTGATGACCCTGCGGGGCTGCTGAGTTCCCAGCAGGAACAAACCATGCTGCCCATAGCGGAGGGGACACTGTGACTCTCATCATCAGCTCCTTCTTATTCCTGTCCCGTATTAGGCCCCTGCCGTGTTTCCTGGGACCCCTGAAGACTCACTACGTGCACCTGCATTCGTGGTCATGGTTTGCACCTGGGAGGGAGACCCCACATTAAGACAGGCAGCTTTAATGTCTCAAGCACTGCACCAAATCAttcattcatgtgtgtgtgtatgtatctaaCCTGAGTCCTCTCTGTAAAGTTGGCATAAAAACCCTGCcttacaaaagataaaaagagacacTTGGGAGATTAAATAACATGCCAAAATCAGTAAGTTTAGACTTGGGATGGGAAACAGGACTGTCACATGTGAGATTCTCGTCACTCATGTGCGCCCCTCGCCCTGCTGTCCGTACAAAGGCGGCACGTGCCCAGCTCTGTAGCCATCGCTGTCAATCTggttcccttcctgcctctctctcccgccATCTCTCTATAGACAGGCTGCCACAGGGGGAGACCCCACCCAGCAGACTCACGGGATGTTCCATGGTGGCACCTCCTCTATTGTCTtcattttcacagatgagaaacctGAGCCTGAAGGGACATGTTCAAAGCATGGTAACATATTATTTCGGCAAGGTACTTTGAAACACGCCTATGAGAAAGGTAAGCAGACTCTCTGTTCTACAGAGAAGCAGCTAAGACCCAAAGAGACACCAGCACAGAGCAGTTGGTGGCTGCTGTGGGGAGAAGCAGAACTTCCATCATCTATGAGACATTTTTCTTGTCCCCGATGCTCATACAAGCTGACCTCCTCCTTCGAGCCTAAGCATCCAGTGTTCTCATCTGATGGAGGGGGAGCCAGGACATAGGAAAGCTAGTGATCAACCCCCATTACAATTGGAGAGCTGGTTTTTGAACTTGGCCTGTGTTGGACGATGCAGAAAACAGAAACCTGGGCTCAGAGAGACGGCAAACTCCATCCTACAGACCTGTATTCACTCCGGGCTGGAGGCTCCTCTGGATGAAACAGCTCTGTGGTTTGGGGGAGTGAGGGGCCCACAGACAGGGGAGAAGTAGgaacagtgagcagtgacagtggaggactaGGGGCGCCAAAGAGAAGCTGCCGACTCCCCTGGTTTACTAACTAGGTCATTCTGAGGAAAAGAGGACCCGGGGTTCCAGTTTAAACAATTTCacttataatcttaaaaaaaaaacaaggaagaagaagaaaaggctgCTTACTGACCAGGAGACCCCCCTCCCTGCATCAGTCCCCCTCCCATTCCCAGCCTTCATTTGCTCAACTAGTTCTGGGGAACACCTTATTGCCACCTGCCTCACCCCAAACAACACCACCTCATCGTCCTCCCCCAATGCCCTTAA
This window of the Saccopteryx bilineata isolate mSacBil1 chromosome 10, mSacBil1_pri_phased_curated, whole genome shotgun sequence genome carries:
- the LOC136314567 gene encoding LOW QUALITY PROTEIN: C-C chemokine receptor type 1-like (The sequence of the model RefSeq protein was modified relative to this genomic sequence to represent the inferred CDS: inserted 1 base in 1 codon); the protein is MELPTSTVDWNRTTELDHGDTTKCQKEHLRSSVAQLLSLLFSLVFVIGLVGNILVVLVLLQHKRLKNLTSIYLLNLAISDLLFLFTLPFWIHYYRTDNWVFGDVMCELLSGLYYVGLYSEIFFVILLTIDRYLAIVHAVLALRVRTVTFGIITSVVSWVLASLAAIPDFFVSESQDEFNRSSHTVYFPLECYKPGKGILTLTLNILGLVLPLVIMIVCYTGIIKILLRRPNERKSKAVHLIFVIMIMFFLFRTPFNLTLSIYAFEDTLLIYNCEQKKQLLLTFQVTELIAYMHCCVNPIIYVFVGERFREYLYESFHRLLSLSPGKWLPFXHTENQHRASSMSPSSGEQELFNGF